A part of Paenibacillus sp. IHBB 10380 genomic DNA contains:
- the purN gene encoding phosphoribosylglycinamide formyltransferase, translating to MSHYRIAVFASGEGSNFQNLVDASVNGALGGAKVELLVCDKPEAPVVKRARDAGVKVHLFTPKSYTSREEYEKEIVAQLESLDIQLVVLAGYMRLLTSVIVDKYMGRLINIHPSLLPAFPGTNAIGQALEYGVKLTGATVHLVDGGMDTGPVIAQRSVEISVDDTLKSLTKAIHDIEEELYPQVVSWFAEGCMKVEGRHVTRIDPNK from the coding sequence ATGAGTCATTACCGGATTGCCGTATTTGCTTCTGGAGAGGGTAGTAACTTTCAGAACTTAGTCGATGCATCCGTTAATGGGGCACTTGGCGGAGCTAAGGTAGAATTGCTTGTATGTGATAAACCGGAGGCTCCGGTCGTTAAGCGTGCCAGAGATGCTGGAGTAAAGGTTCATTTATTTACGCCTAAATCCTATACTTCTCGTGAGGAATATGAGAAGGAGATCGTCGCGCAACTAGAGTCGCTAGATATTCAGTTGGTGGTTCTTGCGGGGTATATGCGTCTCCTAACATCCGTTATTGTTGACAAGTATATGGGACGCCTCATTAACATTCATCCGTCATTACTTCCTGCATTTCCGGGTACGAATGCTATAGGACAAGCATTGGAGTATGGTGTGAAGCTGACTGGAGCAACGGTTCACTTGGTCGATGGAGGAATGGATACTGGACCTGTTATCGCACAGCGAAGTGTCGAAATCAGCGTAGATGATACGTTGAAATCATTGACGAAGGCTATACATGACATCGAAGAAGAACTGTATCCACAGGTCGTATCTTGGTTTGCTGAAGGTTGTATGAAGGTAGAAGGTAGACACGTAACAAGAATAGATCCGAACAAATAA